In Eriocheir sinensis breed Jianghai 21 chromosome 3, ASM2467909v1, whole genome shotgun sequence, a genomic segment contains:
- the LOC127003996 gene encoding serine-rich adhesin for platelets-like yields the protein MGVGVLEAVQEEEAATLEEARRSLSALRNRNKAQTHLLVAWKRRLKEQNVLLQHLQRERDHHLRTIQSQLMIFESQLRRRQKEVEVLLQEKETTIRQQQQVILSLSRALNTTQAKQESAALAEKSTESRDEEVEQKGKQNGTNDENTLKKSDDKFSSSLTTTSSKSDPESLNDSDSAIMLEDNFDSLVLIPLGKGEVKVVRSVSDAVEVANRSSCSSSTSVAGDASSLLKPGFNNCNRPGSLSTSPSCSSEESDDSPSCTLTKGRAELLRTVYSLEEEEVCQTLPEHDSLSDDATSVEPSLQSILKASSHYDSDATLSDGESEEEEEERSRQIDDSSNDRRQLLGSFEKLNTLGATPVRVKAEEEIQVTYNRVMSNHRSVTKPKDVKYRRINKAKSRSLEELRGKLKYWTDRSGKHSLSVDLNNHSFA from the exons ATGGGCGTGGGCGTGCTGGAggcggtgcaggaggaggaggcggccacCCTGGAGGAGGCGCGGCGCTCTCTGTCAGCGCTAAGGAACAGAAACAAGGCGCAGACACACCTCCTCGTCGCATGGAAAAGGAGACTAAAGGAGcag AACGTTCTGCTGCAACATCTACAGCGCGAACGAGACCACCACCTCCGCACCATCCAATCCCAGCTGATGATCTTCGAGTCTCAGCTTCGGCGGCgacagaaggaggtggaggtactGCTGCAGGAAAAGGAAACCACTATTCGACAGCAACAACAAGTGATTCTGTCGCTCTCTCGCGCCCTCAACACAACGCAGGCAAAGCAAGAGTCTGCCGCCTTAGCGGAAAAATCCACGGAATCGCGAGATGAAGAAGtcgaacagaaaggaaaacaaaacggtACTAACGATGAAAACACCCTTAAAAAAAGTGATGATAAGTTTTCGAGTTCCTTAACCACCACCTCTTCGAAAAGTGATCCAGAAAGTCTAAATGACAGTGACAGTGCTATCATGCTGGAAGACAATTTCGACTCTCTGGTGTTGATTCCGTTAGGTAAGGGGGAAGTTAAGGTGGTGAGGAGTGTGTCTGACGCCGTAGAGGTGGCCAACAGATCGTCTTGTTCGAGCAGCACCTCGGTGGCAGGGGACGCCAGTTCGCTACTCAAGCCAGGATTCAACAACTGCAACAGACCCGGTTCTTTGTCCACCTCACCCTCGTGTTCCAGCGAGGAGAGCGATGACAGTCCCTCCTGCACGCTAACCAAGGGCCGGGCAGAGCTCCTACGTACTGTGTATagtttagaggaagaagaagtatgtCAAACTCTACCAGAACATGATTCTTTGTCAGATGATGCGACTTCAGTAGAGCCTTCCCTCCAGTCTATTTTAAAAGCTTCCTCTCACTATGACTCTGATGCCACTCTGAGTGACGGGgagagcgaagaagaggaagaagagagatcgCGGCAAATAGATGACTCTTCTAATGACAGAAGGCAGCTTTTGGGGTCCTTCGAGAAACTCAATACCTTGGGGGCGACACCTGTTCGTGTAAAGGCTGAGGAAGAGATACAGGTGACGTACAACCGCGTCATGAGTAACCACAGGTCTGTTACGAAGCCAAAGGATGTCAAGTACAGGAGGATCAACAAAGCCAAATCTAGATCGCTAGAAGAACTCAGAGGAAAATTGAAGTACTGGACGGATCGAAGTGGCAAGCATTCTTTGTCAGTGGACCTTAATAACCACTCCTTCGCCTGA